Proteins from a genomic interval of Clostridium sp. M62/1:
- a CDS encoding 4-oxalocrotonate tautomerase: protein MENRKNLCAMIPEALYEKVGKEKGRLEMTLNQYVEMVLKEHFEGGKIMANGTRTLAFQVSEELFMRIKEHLKKTGLSQKDFVIGLIENALQEAEKEKP, encoded by the coding sequence ATGGAGAACCGAAAAAATTTATGCGCAATGATCCCGGAAGCCCTGTATGAAAAAGTCGGGAAAGAAAAGGGACGGCTGGAAATGACACTGAACCAGTACGTTGAGATGGTACTGAAGGAACATTTTGAAGGAGGAAAGATAATGGCAAACGGGACAAGAACACTGGCATTTCAGGTATCAGAGGAATTATTTATGCGGATCAAGGAGCACTTAAAAAAGACAGGGCTTAGTCAGAAAGACTTCGTGATCGGGCTGATTGAGAACGCCCTGCAGGAAGCAGAGAAAGAAAAGCCGTAA
- a CDS encoding VirB4 family type IV secretion system protein: MAGDVRIQEFLDMIAPSVIKFETDHFICGNTFRCVWALREYPTSTDEQAILSHLGEKDGVTLRIYTRHVTPMEEKKIISNAANKNRMDRSNTNDLQQTVLAESNLQDVATIVAQMHRNREPLLHTAVYLELCAHDIDQLKLLQTEVLTELIRAKLNVDRLMLRQQQGFQCVMPTGWNLFRDQFERVLPASSVANLYPFNYSGKTDPNGFYIGRDKFGSNVLVDFNRRADDKTNANILILGNSGQGKSYLLKLLLTNLRESGMRIVALDPEMEYEDLTNNLGGCFIDLMSGEFLINPLEPKTWDDTGSPEDLDAPQTFRIRSRLSQHISFLKDFFRSYKDFSDREIDVIEIMLQKLYTKWGISDQSPFDRMASTDYPILSDFYTFIEQEYKDFDENKRQLYTAEMLQSILLGLNSMCVGAESKFFNGHTNITDAGFITFGVKGLLQAGRSLKNALLFNILSFMSDELLTEGNTAASLDEFYLFLSNLTAVEYVRNFMKRVRKKESAVIIASQNLEDFNLDGVKEYTKPLFSIPTHQFLFNAGSIDARFYTDTLQLEDSEYNLIRYPQRGVCLYKCGNERYNLMVHAPEHKARLFGKAGGR, from the coding sequence ATGGCTGGGGATGTGAGAATCCAGGAATTTCTGGATATGATCGCCCCATCGGTCATCAAGTTTGAAACCGATCACTTTATCTGCGGCAATACCTTCCGCTGCGTGTGGGCGTTGAGGGAATACCCGACATCCACCGATGAGCAGGCGATCCTTTCCCATCTTGGGGAAAAAGACGGGGTGACCCTTCGGATCTATACCCGCCATGTGACGCCGATGGAGGAAAAGAAGATTATCAGCAACGCGGCGAACAAAAACCGCATGGACCGCAGCAATACGAACGATCTTCAGCAGACCGTGCTGGCGGAGAGCAACCTGCAGGATGTGGCGACAATTGTAGCACAGATGCACCGAAACCGGGAACCGCTCCTTCACACGGCGGTATATTTGGAGCTGTGTGCCCATGATATCGACCAGTTAAAGCTTCTTCAGACCGAGGTACTGACGGAACTGATCCGCGCAAAGTTAAATGTAGACCGGCTGATGCTAAGGCAACAGCAAGGGTTCCAGTGTGTAATGCCAACCGGATGGAACCTGTTCCGTGACCAGTTTGAGCGGGTGCTTCCCGCGAGCAGTGTGGCGAACCTATACCCTTTTAACTATTCGGGGAAAACGGATCCCAACGGATTCTATATCGGCAGGGATAAGTTCGGCAGCAACGTGCTGGTGGATTTTAACCGCCGGGCGGATGACAAGACCAATGCCAACATCCTGATCCTGGGAAACAGCGGCCAGGGAAAGAGCTACCTGTTAAAGCTTCTGCTCACTAACCTTCGGGAATCCGGCATGCGGATCGTGGCTCTGGATCCGGAAATGGAATATGAGGATCTGACGAATAACCTGGGCGGCTGCTTTATTGACCTGATGAGCGGGGAGTTTCTTATCAATCCTCTGGAGCCAAAGACCTGGGATGATACAGGAAGCCCGGAGGATCTGGATGCGCCGCAGACCTTCCGCATACGCTCCCGCCTGTCGCAGCATATCAGCTTCTTAAAAGATTTTTTCCGAAGCTACAAGGATTTCAGCGACCGGGAAATCGATGTGATCGAGATCATGTTACAGAAACTTTATACAAAATGGGGGATCAGCGATCAGAGTCCTTTTGACCGGATGGCCTCCACGGACTACCCGATCCTTTCCGACTTTTACACCTTTATCGAGCAGGAGTATAAGGATTTTGATGAAAACAAGAGACAGCTCTATACTGCAGAGATGCTCCAGAGCATCCTGTTGGGGCTTAACTCTATGTGTGTGGGAGCAGAGAGCAAGTTTTTTAACGGCCACACGAATATCACGGATGCGGGCTTTATTACTTTTGGAGTAAAAGGACTTTTACAGGCAGGGAGGAGCCTTAAAAATGCCCTGTTGTTTAATATCCTATCCTTTATGTCCGATGAACTTTTGACGGAAGGGAATACCGCGGCAAGCCTGGATGAGTTCTATCTGTTCCTTTCAAACCTGACCGCCGTGGAATATGTCCGCAACTTTATGAAGCGTGTCAGAAAGAAAGAATCGGCGGTCATCATTGCCAGTCAGAACCTGGAGGATTTTAATTTGGACGGTGTGAAGGAGTACACCAAGCCGCTGTTTTCCATCCCGACCCATCAGTTCCTGTTCAACGCCGGCAGTATTGATGCCAGATTTTATACGGATACATTGCAGTTAGAGGACAGTGAGTATAACCTGATCCGCTACCCACAGAGGGGCGTGTGTCTCTATAAATGCGGCAATGAGCGTTATAACCTGATGGTTCATGCACCGGAACACAAGGCGAGGCTGTTCGGAAAGGCAGGTGGAAGATAA
- a CDS encoding amidoligase family protein: MDLKEQRFGIEIEMTGITREAAAETAAEYFGTRSRYIGTYYDAYAALDPEGRQWKFMSDGSIDAQKRAGGKKISADREYQTEMVSPICRYEDIASIQEIVRKLKERGAFVNKTCGIHVHIDASPFDARTLRNITNIMASKEDLIYKALQVSVSREHSYCRKVEQRFLEELNQKKPKTLDGVERIWYGGDSRRDMHYDDSRYHCLNLHSVFQKGTVEFRLFNGTLHAGKIKAYIQFSLAIGAQALNQSCASRRKTQTTNEKYTFRTWLLRLGLNGEEFATARYHLLKELPGCIAWRDPAQAEAQKERMRQKREKEREAAASERQAPSSVQEPNQTEGAEDAEVLEEAPAFMMRM; encoded by the coding sequence ATGGATCTCAAAGAACAGAGATTTGGGATCGAGATCGAGATGACAGGCATCACCCGTGAGGCCGCGGCGGAAACGGCGGCGGAATACTTCGGGACCCGCAGCCGCTATATCGGAACCTATTATGATGCCTACGCGGCGCTGGATCCGGAGGGGCGGCAGTGGAAATTTATGAGTGACGGAAGCATTGATGCGCAGAAAAGGGCAGGAGGAAAGAAGATATCGGCTGACCGTGAATACCAGACGGAAATGGTAAGCCCCATCTGCCGGTATGAGGACATTGCCTCCATTCAGGAGATTGTGCGGAAACTAAAAGAGCGGGGTGCCTTCGTAAACAAAACCTGCGGGATCCATGTGCATATCGACGCCTCTCCGTTCGATGCCAGGACGCTCAGAAATATCACCAACATCATGGCGTCCAAGGAGGATCTGATTTATAAGGCCTTGCAGGTCTCCGTGTCCCGCGAGCATTCCTACTGCAGGAAAGTGGAGCAGCGTTTTCTGGAGGAGCTGAACCAGAAGAAACCGAAAACACTGGATGGGGTGGAGCGCATCTGGTACGGCGGGGATAGCCGCAGGGATATGCACTATGATGACAGCCGCTACCACTGCCTGAACCTGCATTCCGTATTTCAGAAAGGGACCGTGGAGTTTCGGCTTTTCAACGGGACGCTCCATGCGGGTAAGATCAAAGCCTATATCCAGTTTTCTCTTGCAATCGGGGCGCAGGCGTTAAACCAGAGCTGTGCCAGCCGGAGGAAAACCCAGACGACCAATGAAAAATATACCTTCCGTACCTGGCTCTTACGGCTGGGATTAAACGGGGAGGAATTCGCCACAGCCCGCTATCATCTGTTGAAGGAACTGCCCGGCTGCATTGCATGGAGGGATCCCGCCCAGGCGGAGGCTCAAAAGGAACGGATGCGGCAGAAAAGGGAAAAAGAGAGGGAGGCGGCAGCATCGGAGCGGCAGGCCCCTTCCAGTGTGCAGGAGCCGAATCAAACAGAAGGAGCAGAAGATGCCGAGGTTTTGGAAGAAGCCCCGGCTTTTATGATGCGGATGTAG
- a CDS encoding gamma-glutamylcyclotransferase family protein: protein MSRKERLYIAYGSNLNRPQMAFRCPTAKVAGASELKGYELLFRGGRLGAVATVEPKEGSSVPVLLWKIREADEAALDRYEGYPRFYGKQMMEVDLNGKKVSAMVYVMTPGYEFGIPSERYADTILKGYEEAGFDPQILEDAIDHAYELVAEMEEQAGMKARFGMGGFDTFH from the coding sequence ATGAGCAGGAAAGAGAGACTTTATATTGCCTACGGCAGCAACCTCAATCGGCCGCAGATGGCATTCCGCTGTCCGACCGCAAAGGTGGCCGGAGCGAGCGAGCTGAAAGGGTATGAGCTGCTGTTTCGAGGCGGAAGGCTTGGAGCGGTTGCGACCGTGGAACCCAAGGAAGGAAGCTCGGTCCCTGTGCTTCTCTGGAAAATCCGGGAAGCGGATGAGGCAGCGCTGGACCGCTATGAAGGATACCCCAGATTTTATGGGAAGCAGATGATGGAGGTGGATTTAAACGGGAAAAAAGTGTCGGCCATGGTGTATGTGATGACTCCCGGATATGAATTCGGGATCCCTTCGGAGCGCTATGCGGATACGATCCTTAAAGGCTACGAGGAGGCGGGATTTGATCCTCAGATTTTGGAGGATGCGATTGACCATGCCTATGAGCTTGTGGCTGAGATGGAAGAGCAGGCAGGAATGAAAGCCCGGTTCGGGATGGGAGGATTCGATACGTTCCACTAA
- a CDS encoding helix-turn-helix domain-containing protein, whose amino-acid sequence MKKQFNIEIGGRIRKCREALGYSRETLAEKADLASSFLGTIELGSGSFTAESLVKLCHALGVSADYILFGKEEHGDLSTVNAMLSGLDPEYLPYVEEMLRSYIKAITAVKK is encoded by the coding sequence TTGAAAAAACAGTTCAATATAGAGATAGGCGGACGGATCCGAAAATGCAGGGAAGCTCTCGGATATTCACGGGAAACTCTTGCGGAAAAAGCGGATCTGGCAAGCTCGTTTTTAGGCACCATCGAGCTTGGCTCCGGCAGTTTTACCGCTGAATCCCTTGTAAAGCTCTGCCATGCACTGGGAGTCTCTGCCGACTATATTCTCTTCGGAAAAGAAGAACATGGAGACCTGTCAACGGTCAACGCCATGCTGTCCGGTCTGGATCCGGAATATCTCCCTTATGTGGAGGAGATGCTCCGTTCTTATATCAAAGCAATTACAGCCGTAAAGAAGTGA
- a CDS encoding C40 family peptidase, which translates to MAAPAAVVAAKAVLATAADKRTRTVVLSVAAALLVPFILIMTVILCTLSGAADHNTSAVNTAFHGGYLSSKVPGQYRMYIEKMQDCFLNLDQAVAEINDMAENETLDADQVKSVFYSLFFGADQPRMGMEEYRKFADCFVAYEEREDEEGDSYTVAVPVHDLQTVYFNLNSVFGISAAMETQVNANRIYTLVKYGQALPGGNGMLPGEAMGDGSFAALMAEATKYIGWPYVWGGSSPATSFDCSGYICWVYTKSGVYNLPRTTAQGIFDQCAVIPKEEAKPGDLIFFTGTYASASPVSHVGIYVGGNQMLHCGSPIGYANIDSAYWSGHFYAMGRLPGGGTYESDL; encoded by the coding sequence ATGGCAGCTCCGGCCGCAGTAGTGGCGGCAAAGGCCGTCCTGGCCACGGCAGCGGATAAACGAACGAGGACTGTGGTTCTTTCTGTAGCTGCGGCACTGCTTGTTCCGTTTATCTTAATTATGACTGTTATCTTATGTACCTTATCCGGAGCGGCGGATCATAACACCTCAGCCGTAAATACGGCGTTTCATGGCGGGTATCTATCTTCAAAGGTACCAGGCCAATACCGGATGTACATTGAGAAGATGCAGGACTGCTTTCTTAATCTGGATCAGGCAGTCGCAGAGATTAATGACATGGCAGAGAATGAAACTTTAGATGCGGATCAGGTAAAATCGGTTTTTTATTCTCTGTTTTTTGGCGCGGACCAGCCCCGCATGGGCATGGAAGAATACCGGAAATTTGCAGATTGCTTTGTGGCGTATGAGGAGAGAGAGGACGAAGAAGGGGACAGCTATACGGTGGCTGTGCCGGTTCATGACCTGCAGACGGTCTATTTCAACCTGAATTCTGTGTTTGGCATATCGGCAGCCATGGAAACTCAGGTCAATGCGAACCGAATTTATACGCTGGTAAAATACGGACAAGCCCTGCCGGGAGGAAACGGTATGCTGCCGGGAGAGGCCATGGGAGACGGCAGCTTTGCGGCTCTGATGGCGGAAGCAACCAAATACATTGGCTGGCCTTATGTGTGGGGAGGAAGCTCGCCAGCGACCAGCTTTGACTGCAGCGGATATATTTGCTGGGTCTATACCAAGTCCGGTGTCTATAATCTTCCCCGTACCACGGCCCAGGGAATCTTCGATCAGTGTGCAGTAATCCCCAAGGAGGAAGCCAAACCCGGCGACCTGATCTTTTTTACAGGAACCTATGCGTCCGCAAGCCCTGTAAGCCATGTAGGGATCTATGTGGGAGGAAACCAAATGCTACACTGCGGGTCCCCCATCGGGTATGCCAATATTGATTCCGCTTATTGGTCCGGGCATTTCTATGCGATGGGGCGGCTTCCGGGAGGAGGGACTTATGAAAGCGACCTTTGA
- a CDS encoding DUF6329 domain-containing protein, giving the protein MKATFERKPDFNFKDFVIEKTVVVPTEVFEDMLKHPLEERPFITENISLMHQDEGGVYHCLLVTGRGRADGILVESEGYRYPRYASYVPEAAALQYPSLSKWNMELASAVDFIITEGTAQTTEGNWIIDFEELEARTGLCVDGKPFLQEMFRDMLWDRPETADVIIDDGRIDIAYYLDFCPNVSENQQEEGVGSEMKMQ; this is encoded by the coding sequence ATGAAAGCGACCTTTGAACGTAAGCCGGATTTTAACTTTAAGGATTTTGTCATTGAGAAAACAGTCGTAGTTCCTACGGAAGTGTTCGAGGATATGTTAAAGCATCCTCTGGAGGAGCGTCCTTTTATTACAGAGAACATCTCTTTGATGCATCAGGACGAGGGCGGCGTATACCACTGCCTCCTGGTTACCGGGAGGGGCAGAGCGGATGGAATCCTGGTGGAAAGTGAAGGCTATAGATACCCCAGATATGCGTCTTATGTGCCGGAGGCCGCCGCACTGCAGTACCCATCTCTCTCAAAGTGGAACATGGAATTGGCGTCCGCTGTGGATTTTATTATCACAGAAGGCACTGCCCAGACAACTGAAGGCAACTGGATTATAGACTTTGAAGAGCTGGAAGCCCGGACCGGTTTATGTGTGGATGGAAAGCCATTCCTGCAGGAGATGTTTAGAGATATGCTCTGGGATCGCCCGGAAACAGCCGATGTGATCATTGATGATGGCAGAATTGACATTGCTTATTATCTGGATTTCTGCCCAAATGTCTCGGAGAATCAGCAGGAGGAAGGTGTAGGAAGCGAGATGAAAATGCAGTGA
- a CDS encoding DUF6103 family protein produces the protein MKNTTLTVTFNTEKLDALTFHMEKREADLQTELNDTVQRLYEKYVPQATREYIDDKVSRDAAGKDRARRPVRPAARRSEEENSEKTLAGGNAELLPPV, from the coding sequence ATGAAGAATACAACCCTGACAGTAACGTTCAATACGGAGAAACTGGATGCGCTGACATTCCATATGGAAAAACGCGAAGCGGATCTGCAGACAGAGTTAAATGATACAGTCCAGCGGCTTTATGAAAAATATGTGCCGCAGGCAACCCGTGAATATATTGATGACAAGGTCTCCCGTGATGCTGCGGGAAAGGACCGTGCCCGCCGTCCGGTACGCCCGGCAGCCCGCAGATCGGAGGAGGAGAACTCAGAGAAAACCCTGGCGGGAGGCAACGCTGAACTGCTTCCACCCGTGTAA
- a CDS encoding ribbon-helix-helix protein, CopG family has translation MSGNAEKTKFSIRVDTELVALADAYIKDSTVRNRTELMEDALRFYLGFLTSKKAEDYLLQSISSVMTGTMQDSENRLARMDFKIAVELSKLSQVIAYTHDVDEEAMKRLHTKCVEEVRRINGAIDFEDAYKYQKRET, from the coding sequence ATGAGCGGAAATGCAGAGAAAACCAAGTTTTCCATTCGGGTGGATACGGAACTGGTTGCCCTGGCAGATGCTTATATCAAAGACAGCACGGTAAGGAACCGCACGGAGCTTATGGAAGATGCGCTGCGTTTCTACCTGGGATTTCTGACATCAAAGAAAGCGGAGGATTACCTGCTCCAGTCAATTTCCTCTGTGATGACGGGAACAATGCAGGACAGTGAAAACCGCTTGGCTCGCATGGATTTTAAAATCGCGGTGGAGTTGTCAAAGCTGTCCCAGGTCATCGCCTACACACATGATGTTGACGAGGAGGCCATGAAGCGCCTGCATACAAAATGTGTGGAGGAGGTCAGGCGCATCAACGGAGCGATTGATTTTGAAGATGCATACAAATATCAGAAGCGAGAAACCTAA
- the mobP3 gene encoding MobP3 family relaxase, which produces MPKLIFTSRYLKDAPAAQLENYVRYIGTREGVEKIDESKLYLPATGNQRQLITKLIRDIPQTKELLEYTDFLLKPTIGNASELISRVLEQNVDLIGTRRNYVDYLANRPRVERVGEHGLFTDAGEPVILKKVQEDVAQHKGPIWTHVISLRREDAKRLGYDCASQWMALLRSKRAMLCRHMKIDSANLRWYAAFHNEGHHPHVHLVVYSAKENDGYLTKPSIEAMRSELAHDIFRQDFANLYEEQNPAREELKSGAEDVLRQKLEELKSGVLVNGRIERMMITLSERLQNTSGKKVYGYLKRDVKNLVDQIVDELEKDKRVSELYQAWGKWQNEILLTYRNDSLPLPPLSKQKQFKSIKNMVIAEALKLDGSHFSFEDAHAPEPEEGWELEESLERENLLEPDALLEERELPEEGEAQNRQEAFHADWTKQYKLARKYLYGGNDVEQDFSQALVLFLAEAKTGNALAMYDLGRMCADGLGCEADPELAKDWYRKALTAFLYAERTGKELKLPYLWYRIGKMYAAGLGTEHKVSGTEGAGEENLGRDYASAATWFSKAVSRNHKYAQYSLAGLYYRGQGVEQDFSQAFLLYQLSAKQGNPYASYELAKMLGDGIGTDPDPWQAKEQFEKAFIGFSALERESHDDKLQYRLGWMLHTGTGTEKDEERAAEYWKQAAQLGNIHAQYALGKLWLTNGAGNLKQAVEWIEKAAEAGNGAAQYALAKIYRDGEHVSKDIGKAVDLFTLSAEQGNGYAAYQLGKLYLAGEEIPKDVQAAVRWMEAAAEKGNSYALYALGKLYLCGKDVPYDKEKAVFYLQASAEQGNMYAQILLEHMGSFHNPFTFLAATRLLHHLEKLFQEDYWKGTGGVSYHIDRKRRRKLAEKKQAQGHKRDDHEPVQQVY; this is translated from the coding sequence TTGCCAAAACTGATTTTTACTTCCCGGTATCTTAAAGACGCACCGGCAGCGCAGCTGGAAAACTATGTGCGATACATCGGTACACGCGAGGGAGTTGAAAAAATTGATGAAAGTAAATTGTATCTTCCAGCGACGGGCAATCAGAGACAACTGATCACTAAGCTCATCCGTGATATTCCACAGACAAAAGAACTGCTGGAATACACGGATTTTTTATTGAAGCCAACGATTGGCAATGCTTCTGAACTGATCTCTCGTGTGCTGGAGCAAAATGTGGATCTTATTGGGACGCGCAGAAACTATGTGGATTATCTTGCAAACCGTCCCCGCGTGGAGCGGGTGGGAGAGCATGGTCTTTTTACAGATGCCGGAGAGCCTGTCATCTTAAAAAAGGTACAGGAAGATGTGGCACAGCATAAAGGACCGATCTGGACCCATGTGATCTCTCTGCGGCGGGAGGATGCAAAACGGCTTGGATATGACTGTGCATCCCAATGGATGGCACTGCTTCGTTCCAAGCGCGCCATGCTTTGTCGGCACATGAAAATCGACAGCGCAAATCTCAGATGGTATGCAGCGTTCCATAACGAGGGCCATCATCCCCATGTGCATCTGGTGGTTTATTCCGCAAAAGAAAACGACGGATATCTTACCAAGCCGTCCATTGAAGCCATGCGCTCCGAACTGGCCCATGATATTTTCCGGCAGGACTTTGCAAACCTTTATGAGGAACAAAATCCGGCGAGAGAGGAATTGAAATCCGGCGCGGAGGATGTACTGCGGCAGAAACTGGAGGAACTGAAAAGCGGTGTCCTTGTGAATGGCCGGATTGAACGTATGATGATTACTTTGTCGGAACGCCTGCAAAATACGTCAGGGAAAAAGGTCTATGGGTATCTGAAACGGGATGTGAAAAATCTTGTGGATCAGATCGTGGATGAGCTGGAAAAAGATAAGCGTGTGTCGGAATTATACCAGGCTTGGGGAAAGTGGCAGAATGAGATTCTCCTGACCTATCGGAATGATTCGCTGCCCCTTCCTCCTTTATCGAAGCAGAAGCAGTTTAAAAGTATCAAAAACATGGTAATCGCGGAGGCGTTAAAGCTGGACGGTTCCCATTTTTCATTTGAGGATGCGCATGCTCCGGAGCCGGAGGAAGGTTGGGAACTGGAAGAATCTTTGGAGAGAGAAAACCTGTTGGAACCGGATGCTCTCTTAGAAGAACGGGAACTGCCGGAAGAGGGAGAAGCACAGAATCGACAGGAAGCATTTCATGCAGACTGGACTAAGCAGTATAAACTTGCGCGAAAATATCTGTATGGCGGAAACGATGTGGAGCAGGATTTTTCCCAAGCGCTTGTGTTGTTCCTTGCTGAAGCAAAAACAGGAAATGCGCTTGCCATGTATGATCTGGGGAGGATGTGCGCGGATGGGCTTGGGTGTGAAGCAGATCCGGAATTGGCAAAAGACTGGTACCGGAAGGCCCTGACGGCTTTCCTTTACGCAGAGCGCACGGGGAAAGAACTGAAGCTCCCCTACCTGTGGTATCGCATCGGAAAGATGTATGCTGCGGGGCTTGGGACAGAACACAAGGTAAGTGGCACCGAAGGTGCAGGAGAGGAAAACCTGGGCCGGGATTATGCATCCGCCGCTACATGGTTTTCAAAGGCGGTCTCACGAAACCATAAGTATGCTCAATATTCTCTTGCCGGATTGTATTACCGCGGGCAGGGAGTAGAGCAGGATTTTTCCCAGGCGTTCCTGCTGTATCAGTTGTCTGCCAAACAGGGAAACCCGTATGCATCTTATGAACTGGCAAAGATGCTTGGGGACGGGATAGGCACGGATCCGGATCCTTGGCAGGCGAAGGAACAGTTTGAGAAAGCATTTATCGGTTTTTCCGCTCTGGAGAGGGAAAGCCATGATGATAAGCTGCAGTACCGCCTGGGATGGATGCTCCATACCGGGACCGGCACAGAAAAGGATGAGGAACGGGCGGCAGAGTATTGGAAACAGGCTGCACAGCTCGGAAATATTCATGCACAGTATGCTCTGGGAAAGTTATGGCTTACGAATGGTGCCGGTAATCTAAAGCAGGCAGTGGAATGGATCGAGAAAGCGGCAGAAGCAGGGAACGGTGCTGCGCAGTATGCGTTGGCAAAAATCTATCGGGACGGAGAACATGTCTCAAAAGATATTGGAAAAGCAGTCGACCTCTTCACTTTATCTGCGGAACAGGGAAATGGGTATGCGGCTTATCAGCTGGGGAAATTGTATCTTGCCGGTGAAGAAATCCCAAAAGATGTGCAGGCGGCTGTGCGGTGGATGGAAGCTGCGGCTGAGAAAGGAAATTCCTATGCCCTGTATGCTCTCGGCAAGCTGTATCTCTGCGGGAAGGATGTCCCATACGATAAAGAGAAAGCTGTTTTTTATCTGCAGGCATCTGCCGAGCAGGGAAATATGTATGCACAGATTCTTCTGGAACATATGGGGTCATTTCACAATCCGTTCACCTTTCTTGCAGCAACTCGGCTTTTGCACCATTTGGAAAAACTGTTTCAGGAGGATTACTGGAAAGGCACAGGAGGTGTTTCCTATCACATCGACCGAAAGCGCAGAAGGAAACTGGCGGAGAAAAAGCAGGCACAGGGGCATAAACGGGATGACCATGAGCCGGTACAACAAGTTTATTAA
- a CDS encoding DUF3991 and toprim domain-containing protein has translation MAGYVYFTEEQKQRANQVDLEDFLSRQGEKLLRSGREKRLSSDHSITVRGNRWYDHATEKGGYPIDFVKMFYGQSFPDAVTMLLGGEQGQTYRESRKVEPEPQKPFLLPEANPDMRRVFAYLTGTRCLDRSVVKVFVKAKMIYEDAVYHNAVFVGYDSDGVPRHAHKRGTYTKGEPFKGNVDGCDPRYSFHWIGKSDMVYVFEAPIDLLSFISLYQKDWRIHSYVALCGVAEHALLQLLSDVSQVKRIALCLDNDKAGIQARERIKQRLSERGYRDVFPLFSQQKDWNEDLQALTKPPPKQEEQGFAMRMD, from the coding sequence ATGGCCGGGTATGTTTATTTCACAGAAGAGCAGAAACAGCGGGCCAACCAAGTAGATCTGGAAGATTTCCTGTCCCGCCAGGGGGAGAAACTGCTGCGCTCCGGCAGGGAGAAGCGTCTGTCCAGCGATCACAGTATCACTGTGCGGGGAAACCGCTGGTATGACCATGCCACAGAAAAAGGCGGATATCCGATTGACTTTGTGAAGATGTTCTACGGGCAGAGCTTCCCCGATGCGGTAACGATGTTGCTGGGCGGAGAGCAGGGACAAACTTACCGTGAAAGCAGAAAAGTGGAACCGGAGCCACAAAAACCGTTTCTGCTTCCCGAAGCCAATCCGGATATGCGCCGGGTATTTGCATACCTTACCGGAACACGCTGCTTGGACCGAAGTGTGGTAAAAGTATTTGTAAAAGCAAAGATGATCTATGAGGATGCGGTGTACCACAATGCGGTGTTTGTCGGCTATGACTCAGACGGTGTTCCCCGTCATGCGCATAAGCGGGGAACTTATACGAAAGGGGAACCGTTCAAAGGAAATGTGGACGGATGCGATCCGAGATACAGCTTTCACTGGATCGGAAAGAGCGATATGGTCTATGTGTTTGAGGCGCCTATTGATCTGCTTTCCTTTATTTCCCTTTATCAAAAGGACTGGCGGATACACAGCTATGTGGCTCTCTGCGGTGTGGCGGAACATGCGCTTTTGCAGCTTCTATCCGATGTATCTCAGGTAAAAAGAATTGCATTGTGCCTTGATAATGATAAAGCGGGGATACAGGCGCGGGAGAGAATCAAACAGAGGTTATCGGAGCGGGGATACCGGGATGTATTCCCGCTCTTTTCACAGCAAAAAGACTGGAATGAGGATCTGCAGGCACTTACAAAGCCACCTCCAAAGCAGGAGGAGCAAGGATTTGCTATGCGGATGGACTGA